Proteins co-encoded in one Oreochromis aureus strain Israel breed Guangdong linkage group 3, ZZ_aureus, whole genome shotgun sequence genomic window:
- the LOC120439104 gene encoding uncharacterized protein LOC120439104 translates to MEPFRLQFMDTLFGNEFVNLTSMAEIQNKATIKIVYTSCQPQDQGEDRFSFPSTSAPDDTSTCGDSTVSLSSPESTSSRSSWPDLFCIPRFIYDAEIKLAKAHVAFKENGMLLIPDPKLKSDILQGLIQEVVKHTVYPTDSKFDQVAEALILKHPCLKEKGSRSGYAGWKMSLKYKLANYRTHLRKVGCPEVCVNSLKNKPPEKCSPAFDVKRPKSGEVDYCPSLPFGESKQSLEKMRVELLSDVKKRNNRETVMGKMKRTFGLRRQEVIFDAPMICNLQERWPALFHPAEINAEFKRITTMPLQSRFLSQLDYLSESLLQVFAKRSGQQGKKLKDIAAMMTDDIVACRESLIKGLCVYLNENPDIFVQEYTDMTEATALSAIEKTTVGIYVSRDTPGNYSFDVGIIIEGVVVLKDLDNVAIAVAMLFGLLYSVNMSYPSQLRYTFEVIQKVVMGLDATELSRKAQNFKTKLLM, encoded by the exons ATGGAACCCTTCCGACTACAGTTCATGGACACACTTTTTGGCAATGAGTTTGTGAACTTAACTtcaatggcagaaatacaaaacaaagcaacaatcAAAATTGTATACACATCCTGCCAACCTCAAGACCAAGGTGAAGACAGGTTTTCTTTTCCATCAACGAGTGCTCCTGATGACACATCTACTTGTGGTGACAGCACTGTGAGTCTTTCATCTCCAGAGTCTACATCATCACGGTCTTCATGGCCAGATTTGTTTTGCATTCCCCGTTTCATATATGATGCGGAAATTAAGCTTGCAAAGGCCCATGTagcatttaaagaaaatggTATGCTGCTGATCCCTGATCCAAAGCTTAAGTCCGACATTTTGCAGGGTCTAATCCAGGAGGTAGTCAAGCACACAGTCTACCCCACAGACAGTAAGTTTGACCAAGTTGCAGAGGCCCTTATCCTGAAGCATCCATGTTTGAAAGAAAAAGGTTCACGCAGTGGCTATGCGGGATGGAAGATGAGCCTCAAATACAAGTTAGCAAACTACCGCACACATCTCCGGAAAGTAGGATGTCCTGAAGTATGTGTGAATTCCTTGAAAAATAAGCCACCAGAGAAATGTTCCCCTGCCTTTGATGTTAAGCGACCAAAGAGCGGTGAAGTGGATTACTGCCCCTCTCTTCCATTCGGAGAAAGTAAACAGTCCCTTGAGAAGATGAGGGTCGAACTCCTTTCAGATGTGAAGAAGCGCAACAACAGAGAGACAGTTATGggtaaaatgaaaagaacattTGGACTGAGAAGACAAGAAGTCATTTTTGATGCTCCCATGATCTGCAATCTACAAGAGAGATGGCCGGCTCTTTTTCATCCAGCAGAG ATAAATGCAGAGTTCAAGCGCATCACAACCATGCCTTTACAGTCAAGGTTTCTGTCCCAGCTTGACTATCTCTCTGAAAGTCTGCTACAAGTGTTTGCAAAGAGATCAGGGCAGCAGGGCAAAAAGCTAAAGGATATAGCTGCCATGATGACA GATGACATTGTTGCTTGTAGGGAGTCCCTAATCAAAGGACTATGCGTCTATCTGAATGAAAATCCTGACATCTTCGTGCAGGAGTACACG GACATGACTGAGGCCACTGCACTGAGTGCCATAGAGAAAACAACAGTGGGCATCTATGTCTCTAGAGACACACCAGGCAATTACTCTTTTGATGTTGGCATCATCATCGAGGGTGTGGTGGTTCTTAAGGATCTGGATAATGTGGCCATTGCAGTAGCCATGCTTTTCGGACTGCTTTACTCTGTCAACATGAGTTACCCATCACAGCTCCGCTACACCTTTGAGGTGATTCAGAAGGTGGTAATGGGATTGGATGCAACTGAACTCTCAAGAAAAGCGCAAAACTTTAAGACAAAACTGCTCATGTAA
- the LOC120439117 gene encoding uncharacterized protein LOC120439117, translating to MSKAGRRDMLTLMVMRWNQQKLDQLATSLTHRYQKATKALLTQLQNLESLKVQLAVTDSQLDEWVSDVKDWAEDSVSLTTKRRAFDIIMAIRRLEEEKKILVREMDHHWKSLSKYDDTLKELSGLFSSEIFKSSHCGLSEEGLRGLQSIILRKRHNVKQNKLHARQCYMQVLSGAKNINLDHTSDDDFYSDSVIYQFVLKVISTSYLAGLLLGAQIFSCLP from the exons ATGTCCAAAGCAG gaCGGAGGGACATGCTAACTCTTATGGTCATGCGCTGGAATCAACAAAAGCTAGACCAGTTGGCCACCTCTCTGACCCATCGATATCAGAAG GCCACAAAAGCTCTTCTAACCCAGCTTCAGAACCTGGAGTCCTTAAAAGTCCAATTAGCAGTGACTGACAGTCAACTGGATGAATGGGTCAGTGATGTAAAGGATTGGGCAGAAG ACTCTGTCAGCCTTACAACAAAGAGAAGGGCATTCGATATCATCATGGCAATAAGAAGACTCGAGGAGGAAAAGAAGATTCTTGTTAGAGAGATGGACCATCACTGGAAATCTCTTTCAAAATATGATGATACCCTGAAAGAGCTGTCCGGCCTGTTTTCCAGTGAGATATTTAAAA GTTCGCATTGTGGCCTAAGTGAGGAGGGTTTGAGAGGTCTACAGAGCATCATCCTCAGAAAACGACATAAtgtgaaacaaaacaagctgCACGCAAGACAGTGTTACATGCAAGTTTTGTCAGGAGCAAAGAACATTAACCTTGATCATACTTCCGACGATGACTTTTACAGTGACTCTGTAATATATCAGTTTGTCCTCAAAGTTATATCAACTTCCTACCTAGCAGGTTTACTGCTGGGGGCCCAAATTTTTTCATGTCTGCCATAG